The Pyrus communis chromosome 9, drPyrComm1.1, whole genome shotgun sequence genome has a segment encoding these proteins:
- the LOC137744742 gene encoding uncharacterized protein — protein sequence MASTLGALFQDQNLSVHSKGASLVGKGDALKTKKKGGLGGRKPLGDLSNSGKPAALTQASKKQSSKVIICGDASNNKGLSKASDKVQTSTRNALRDISNTRAAPVKNNTKQRVMPKQPVCPDNIAEEGFLHNHQECMKAQDIDEIHQFRQFLMALGVHGDSSEKLTSSCASSLPSKSEPQSPSKYMDLEEIPEYRNPWQSDNLDSPPPCKTPNSPNGYTDSLLIWEDCDFKLANTP from the exons AGCTTCTCTTGTGGGGAAGGGTGAtgccttgaaaacaaaaaagaaaggcgGGCTTGGTGGAAGGAAACCGCTTGGTGATTTATCGAATTCAGGGAAGCCTGCTGCTCTGACTCAGGCATCAAAAAAGCAGTCTTCCAAGGTAATCATTTGTGGTGATGCAAGCAATAACAAGGGCTTGTCTAAAGCCTCAGATAAAGTTCAGACCAGTACCAGGAACGCGTTACGTGATATTTCAAACACACGGGCTGCACCGGTGAAGAACAACACAAAGCAGAGGGTAATGCCAAAGCAGCCTGTTTGTCCTGATAATATTGCAGAGGAAGGGTTTCTGCACAATCATCAAGAGTGCATGAAAGCACAGGACATTGATGAGATTCATCAGTTTCGTCAGTTTCTGATGGCACTTGGAGTACATGGCG ATTCTTCCGAGAAGCTTACATCTTCATGTGCATCTTCACTGCCAAGTAAATCTGAG CCCCAGAGTCCCTCGAAGTATATGGATTTGGAAGAGATACCTGAGTATCGAAACCCCTGGCAGTCTGACAACCTTGACTCTCCACCTCCTTGCAAGactccaaattcaccaaatggCTATACTGATTCCCTTTTGATTTGGGAGGACTGTGACTTCAAGTTGGCGAACACACCATAA